TCGTCTACACCTACGAGGCCCACGCCGACTCGCCGCTCGTCGTCACCGCCGAGACGGACGGCGAGGCCTACGCGCCTGGAGTTCCGATCGAGTTCACCGCGAAGGTCTTGAACGCGGGCGTGCCGGTGCCCGGGGCGCGCGTGGAAGTGTGGCTGATTCCCGACCGCGACCCTCCTTTCGTTTTCCAGGTGGTCCCGCTGGACGACCGCGGCGATGGTTCGTACTTCGGCCGAGCGGTGCCGACCGAGCGGGGGACGTTTCGGGGGCAGGTGGTCGCGCGCGGCGACGTCTCGGGTGGATCGTTTCAGAGGGCCTGGGCGCTTCGGCACGGACTCGGCGTCATTCCGGACACGTTGAAAATCCTCTCCGCTCGGGCCGCGGCGCCGGTGGACGCCGACGGGAACGGACGATTCGAGGAGATCCCCTTCGACGTGGATGTCGACGTCCGTCAGGGGGGAAAGGTCGCCGTCAGCAGTTATTTGACCGACCCGGACGGAAAGCAGGCAGGATGGAGTGCGAACTCCCTCGATCTGTCAGTAGGACTCAGAACGATTCGGGTCGCGTTTGAAGGATCGATGGTCCTGCGATCGGGGAGGGATGGTCCGTTTCAACTCCGTCGGATCGCCATACAGCTCCTGGAAGGAGTCTGGGCGCCGCCGATCGAGAAGAAGTTCTCCGGAGTGGAGCAGCGGCTGCGCCGAGATCAGCTGGAATAGGTCCGCGCGCTCAGGGGCGTCTGAGCCCTACCGCGCGTAGATCGTGAGCATGTCGCCGGGGAAGATGTCCCCGGACTTCTTGAGGCCGTTCCACGACCGTAGGTCGTCGACCGACGCCCCATAGCGCTGGGCGATCCGGTAGAGGTTGTCGCCGGGCCGGACCTTGTACGAGAGCTTCTGCGCGGCGTCTTTCTCGGCGGATGCGGTCTTCGCACGGCTCGACGTCGAGCCATGGTGCCCGGCCAACGGCGCCGGAGCGGGGGCGACGCGGGCCGACTTCGAGGCGGCGGTGGACGACGCCATCCGCACCTTCAGCGACTGGCCCGGGAAGAGGAGCGACTTCTCCGTGATGCCGTTCGCCGACGTGAGGGAGCGGACCGACATCCCGAATTGGCGCGCGATGTCCGAGAGGGTGTCACCCGATTGGACCGTGTAGCGCCCGTCGTCTCCTGCCTCGACGTCTGCGGCCGAAGCGCGACCCCCGCGCCGGCGGCCGCTCGAGGCGGCGATGAGCCGGACGTTCGCGATCTTGTCGGAAGGGGCGAGCGACGCATAAGCGGTCTGGAACGATTCGCCGCTCCCCTTCGGCACGCGCAGCGAGTACGACTTCAGCCCCGGGGGAGTGACGGCGCGCGTGAGCTCCGGGTTCAGCTCCTTGATCGCCTCGGGGGTCGTGCCCGAGAGGCGCGCGACGAGCGACAGGTCGGCCGGCCCGTCGACGGTCACGCGGTCGAACTCGAGCGGCGCGTCCTTCTCGATGGCGTCGAAGCCGTATGCCGAAGGGTCCCGCGACATGAGGGAGAGGGCCATGATGGACGGGACGAAGTTCTTCGTCTCATTCCTGAAGTAGCGCGTCGTCATCAGATCCCAGTAGTCGGTCTTCCCCGTCCGCGCCATCGCCTTCTGGACCAGCCCCTCGCCGCAGTTGTACGACGCGAGGACGAGGTTCCAGTCCCCGAACATCCCGTACAGCTCCTTGAGGTACTGCGCCGCGGCGCGGGTCGCCTTCTCGGGATCCGATCTCTCGTCCACGTACGAGTTCTTCGTCAGGCCGTAGCGGCTGCCGGTGGAGGCCATGAACTGCCAGATCCCCCTGGCGCGCGCGCGCGAATAGGCGCTCGGCTTGAACGTCGATTCGGTGAAGGCCAGGTAGATGAGGTCCTCGGGGAGCCCCTCCTCGCGGAGGACGCGGCGGATCATCGGCTCGTAGCGCCCCATCCTCTCATACCCGCCGGCGAAGGCCTTCGTGAAGTGCGTCTGCCACGCCTGCACGAGCGTCAGCACGCGATCGTTGAGGACGACCGGGATCGAGAAACTGTCCCCCGCCGCGAGAGGCTTGACCTTGCGCATCTCGCTGGCGAGCTCCTCGGGGGTGAGGAACTGCTTGATGTCCTTCAGCTCGTCGGCCGGGACGTCGCTCGCGTCGGGCTTCGCCTCGCCGTCGGGGGAGGCGAGCGCCTCGGCCTCGAGCGACTGGATGTCGCGCGCCATGCGATCGTACGCCTCACGGAGGCGCGGCTCGTTCAGCACGTCGAGCCCCGAGGTCATGAAGGTGAGCAGGGCGGCGTCGAAGTGGGAGCGGGCGCGCTCGAGATCTCCGGCGCGGTACGCCTCCTCCCCCATCAGGTACTTGTCGTTCGACTCCTGGATGACGACCGAGATCTGATCGATGAGGACGGGAGCGGGGTGGGGCGGGGCACCTTCCGGTGCCGGACCTTCATCGTGAGAGGCGGCGCCCCCGGAGAGAGGGGCCGGCGCGGGGGCGGCCGGGGCGCTGAGGGGGGCCGGATGGCCCGCGGCGCAGCCGAGGAGGCAGAAAATCGAGAAAACGACGACGCCGATGGCGGAACTTGATCGTCGCAACAGCCCCTCCTCGTCCGTTCCGATGGACGGGAATGTTAAGTTCATCGCGCGACGGGTGTCAACCGAATTGGGCTATAATTTCAGTCTCTTACGCCCCGGAGGGCCTCGATGTCCGATCCCGAAATCTATCCCGCTTCACCGCCCGCGAAGGCACGCCCGATGTCCCTCTACGTCGGCCTCACAGCCCTTGGGATCATCCTGCTCGCCATGGGCGTGGCCGTCCTCCGGAAGGGAGAGGCCGCGCCGGCGCCTCTCGTCAAGGGGGGCGTGGCCCTCTCCCCGTCGATCGGCAAGGGAGAGTCAGGAAGCCCCAGCGCGATCTCGCCGCTCGGGACGGTGCCTCACGGCGCGCTGACGCTCCACTGGTCCCGCGTCGACGGCGTCGACGAGTACCAGGCCTACATCCTCGACAACCAGTTCCGGACGATCTACCGCTCGGAGAAAGTCCGCGGCGACAGCCTTGAGGTGCCCGAGAGCATCGTGAAGGTGATCGACGCCGGGGCGAGCCACTTCTGGCGCGTCGCGGGAACGCGCGCCGACGGCACCGAGGCCACCTCTCCGTCCGTGCAGTTCATGATCGCCCCCTGACGCGGGCCCCGGCTTCGGATCCCTTGACCGTCACGCCGCGGCTCGTCTAAGATGCCGAGGTTCGCTTTGCTTTCGGACCCCCAAAACGGCAAGAATGCCTTCCTGAGAAGCCTCCCCGCCCAAGGAGAAACGGCATGACGACGCAGGACGCGAACGGCAAGGGCAAGGCGCTCGAGGCCGCGGTCGGCCAGATCGAAAAGCAGTTCGGCAAGGGCTCGATCGTGAAGCTCGGCGCGCGGGAGGTTCAGGACATTCCGGTCATCTCGACCACGGCGATGTCGCTCGACGCCGCCCTGGGAATCGGCGGCATCCCGCGGGGCCGCGTCACCGAGATCTACGGCCCGGAATCCTCCGGGAAGACCACGCTCACGCTCCACGTCATCGCGCAGGCCCAGCGCATGGGCGGCCTCGCCGCGTTCATCGACGCCGAGCACGCCCTCGACCCCGATTACGCGCGCAAGCTCGGCGTGGACGTCGACAACCTGCTCGTGAGCCAGCCCGACAACGGCGAGCAGGCGCTCGAGATCGCCGAAGTCCTCGTGCGCTCGGGGGCCATCGACATCCTGGTCATCGACTCCGTCGCGGCCCTCGTCCCCCGGGCCGAGCTCGAGGGGGAGATGGGCGACTCGCACGTGGGGCTGCAGGCGCGGCTCATGTCGCAGGCGCTCCGCAAGCTCACGGGCGTCGTCTCGAAGAGCGGCACGGCGCTCGTCTTCATCAACCAGATCCGCGAGAAGATCGGCGTGATGTTCGGAAACCCCGAGACGACGACCGGCGGGCGCGCCCTCAAGTTCTACTCGAGCGTGCGGCTCGACATCCGGAAGATCGCGTCGATCAAGGAGGGGGAGGAGGTCGTCGGCAACCGCACGAAGGTCAAGGTGGTCAAGAACAAGATGGCCGCCCCCTTCAGGTGGTCCGAGTTCGACATCCTCTACGGCGAGGGGATCTCGCGCGAGGGAGACCTCGTCGATCTCGCCATCGACAAGAAGCTCTTCCAGAAGAGCGGCTCGTGGGTCTCCTACGGCGAGATGCGCGTCGGCCAGGGGCGCGAGAACGCGCGCCAGTTCCTCAAGGAGAACCCCGACGTGAGGGCCGAGGTCGAGAAGAAGCTCAGGGTCCTCACCGGCCTCACGAAGACGCCGGCGGTCACTCCGACCCCCGCCCCGGCGGCCGCACCCACCGCCACGGCAGCCGCCGCCACGGCACCGCATCCGGCGGAGGGCGAGCCGCGCAAGGCGAAGGCCGACACCCCGGTGGTCCCGATCGACGGCGGCGGCCGATCGCGCCCGACGGCGGCGCCCCCTCCTCCGCCGCGGCGGTAGATCTCACGAGCGGCCGGCCGCGAAGGCCGGCCGCACCACCCCGGGCCACGCCAGTTGACACCCCGAAACCCGGCCGGTATGGTGCGGGCCTTCCACAGATTCCCCACGGGTGCCTCGGTAGCTCACCGGTAGAGCGAGGGACTGAAAATCCCTGCGTAGGCGGTTCAATTCCGTCCCGAGGCACCAAGTCCTCCCCCAAAAACCACAAAAGGCCGGCAGCCCGTTCGGGCCACCGGCCTTCGTGTGATCGATGTCGCGGGATCGAGGCCGCGTCCTACCCCATCAGGTACGTCAGGAACGGGCCGTACATCTGGATGATGCGGACCAGCTCGTCGATGAAGGCGGGCTGATCGGGGGTCGCGAGGTACGGGGCGATCTTCTCGCGGTACTGGCGCCGCGGATCGTCCACCTCCATGAAGTACGGGACGTAGAACTGCACCTCGAGGTTGAACCTGTGGTTCAGGCGCTCTGAGACCAGCTCCTTCATCAGCACGTACCAGGACGACGCCGGCTTGAAGTAGCGGTTCTCGGTCTGCTCCACGTCGAACCCGTAGATGGTGTCGACCTTGAACCGGGCCTCCCCGTCCTGGACCAGCTTCTGGCCGCCCATGTCGTGCCGGTGCCAGAGGCGCATCCAGAGCTCGGGGCTCTCCTCGCGGATCCCCTTGAGGATCTCGACGAACTTCTCCTTGTCGCGCGCCAGGGTGTTGAAGCGCTCCCACTGCCGGTTCTTCGCGTGGCTGGGGATGGTGAGACCCACCTCGAGCGTCCGGTGATAGAGGCTGACCGTGAAGTGGCAGTTCTCGTTGTACGCCTCGCCGTCCACGTAGTACACGTCCCATGCGTCGCCAGGCATGTAGGCGTTGACCTGGTCCCTGAACTTCAGGCGCACCCCCAGCGATTGCTGGAACAGGTTGCGAACGCGGGGCTCGGCCGCCTGCATCAGCTCGCGAAGGTCGGCGACGGCCTCTTTCTGGGCCTCGGGGTAACGTTCCGTGATGGGCTTGATGCCTTTGTACACAACTGCTGATTCTCGGGCCACCGTCATCTCCTCGATTTCAGTGCGATCGGTTCGCGTCGGGAATCTCTCTCAGAGGTCGGCCATTATATCACGCAAGTTCTGGATGTCCCGTGAAACGAGACGAACGAGAAAGATACGCGGGAGTCGGCCGTTCAGGGGAGGGCGGCGAGCCTCTCGCGCGCCCGGCGGAGCGCCGGGGTCTCCTCGCCGCGACCCCACGCGGAGACGACGGCCTCGTACGCGGCCCGGGCGCCGGCCCGGTCGCCGGCATCCTCGCGGGCCTGGCCGTCGAGGAGGTGCGCCGGGACGATGACGTCGGGGGCGAAGAGCCCCCGGCCGCCGAGCTTGAAGAGGCGATCGAGCACGCGCTCGGCCTCCTTCGGCTTTCCGAGGGCGAGAAGGGCCCTCGCGTTCGGCTCGAGGAGGTAGGCGTCGGTCGACACGCCGGGGCAGATCGTGAGCTGCGACCCGACGGCGGAGAGCGCCTGCGTGGAGATCTCGTAGGCGTCCCGCCCGCGGCCTCGCTCGAGGTGGACCTGGGCCTGGGTGAGGTAGCTCCACACCTTCATGGACGGCCGCCCCGAGGCGGCCATGCGCCGGAGCGCCCCCTCGTTGTCCCCTGACGCGATGTCCACGAGGGCCGCCGTGTACTCGACCAGACCGGCGCCGCGGCCGGCGAGCGTCTCGCGCGCCTCGGCGGCCGCGCGCTTCGCCTCCTCGATCCTGCCGGCCGCGAGATACGACCTC
This genomic interval from Acidobacteriota bacterium contains the following:
- the recA gene encoding recombinase RecA translates to MTTQDANGKGKALEAAVGQIEKQFGKGSIVKLGAREVQDIPVISTTAMSLDAALGIGGIPRGRVTEIYGPESSGKTTLTLHVIAQAQRMGGLAAFIDAEHALDPDYARKLGVDVDNLLVSQPDNGEQALEIAEVLVRSGAIDILVIDSVAALVPRAELEGEMGDSHVGLQARLMSQALRKLTGVVSKSGTALVFINQIREKIGVMFGNPETTTGGRALKFYSSVRLDIRKIASIKEGEEVVGNRTKVKVVKNKMAAPFRWSEFDILYGEGISREGDLVDLAIDKKLFQKSGSWVSYGEMRVGQGRENARQFLKENPDVRAEVEKKLRVLTGLTKTPAVTPTPAPAAAPTATAAAATAPHPAEGEPRKAKADTPVVPIDGGGRSRPTAAPPPPPRR
- a CDS encoding LysM peptidoglycan-binding domain-containing protein is translated as MRRSSSAIGVVVFSIFCLLGCAAGHPAPLSAPAAPAPAPLSGGAASHDEGPAPEGAPPHPAPVLIDQISVVIQESNDKYLMGEEAYRAGDLERARSHFDAALLTFMTSGLDVLNEPRLREAYDRMARDIQSLEAEALASPDGEAKPDASDVPADELKDIKQFLTPEELASEMRKVKPLAAGDSFSIPVVLNDRVLTLVQAWQTHFTKAFAGGYERMGRYEPMIRRVLREEGLPEDLIYLAFTESTFKPSAYSRARARGIWQFMASTGSRYGLTKNSYVDERSDPEKATRAAAQYLKELYGMFGDWNLVLASYNCGEGLVQKAMARTGKTDYWDLMTTRYFRNETKNFVPSIMALSLMSRDPSAYGFDAIEKDAPLEFDRVTVDGPADLSLVARLSGTTPEAIKELNPELTRAVTPPGLKSYSLRVPKGSGESFQTAYASLAPSDKIANVRLIAASSGRRRGGRASAADVEAGDDGRYTVQSGDTLSDIARQFGMSVRSLTSANGITEKSLLFPGQSLKVRMASSTAASKSARVAPAPAPLAGHHGSTSSRAKTASAEKDAAQKLSYKVRPGDNLYRIAQRYGASVDDLRSWNGLKKSGDIFPGDMLTIYAR